The Bacillus carboniphilus genome contains a region encoding:
- a CDS encoding cell wall-binding repeat-containing protein produces the protein MKKNTLFFKLVLVFSLVMMTAVPFAHAGELNIPDQNLREALMDNLPEGEALTAENLAQLEEIYLFDYEISNLEGIQYAKNVKHIELGMNKLSSIDQLKHLEMVQYIGLRSNKITDIAPLKELSTLSGLDLSDNPLDLSSLNGLNLNKEEGWNYLGLNNLNLTDLSVLKSMNIDTEIESFHLEVSDNQLTNFSGLENFSQLTILVAMNNNISDLSHIKSLENLNVLDLDNNNVDSQQLKNIPSSVSDLWMTANKLTSLEGLTFVDGGSYGFMENDINTISALQGVKSGMFYLSNNQISDLSPLKSLQSGEVVLFENPLNSDAKGIMYELSDRGVAVYADEFIHLKERLAGDNRFETAVDISMQGWPYGADTVVLAKNSDFPDALAGTPLAYNEDAPILLTEADHLPFATEKEIDRLGAYRVIILGGEKAISKSVQQKLEDKGLEVERIGGNDRYHTAQLIAENLGGSPDTAVVAYGKKFPDALSIASFAAQNGLPILLADKEQLPSATKTALKGIDQTIVVGGKAVISEDVKNMLPKATRIGGENRFDTAAKIVSELNLDTSTAFYANGNKFPDALVGSVLAAKNSAPLLLVESDHIPKETLNVVKDYTIDRHVFLGGHKVISEKVISDIKAIQ, from the coding sequence ATGAAAAAAAACACACTGTTTTTCAAGTTAGTTCTTGTTTTTTCTTTAGTAATGATGACAGCAGTTCCATTTGCTCACGCAGGAGAGCTGAACATCCCAGATCAGAACTTAAGAGAGGCTTTGATGGACAACCTGCCTGAAGGTGAAGCGTTGACAGCAGAGAACCTTGCTCAACTAGAAGAAATATACTTATTTGACTATGAAATTTCCAACCTAGAAGGTATTCAATATGCTAAAAACGTAAAACATATTGAGCTGGGGATGAATAAACTAAGTTCTATTGATCAACTGAAGCATTTAGAAATGGTACAGTATATTGGTCTTAGGTCCAATAAGATTACGGATATTGCACCTTTAAAAGAGCTTTCCACATTATCAGGATTAGATTTAAGTGACAATCCTTTAGACCTTTCTTCTCTTAATGGGTTGAATTTGAACAAAGAAGAAGGTTGGAATTATCTAGGGTTAAATAATCTGAATTTAACGGATCTTTCTGTACTTAAATCGATGAATATAGATACAGAGATTGAATCATTCCACTTAGAGGTGTCTGATAATCAACTAACCAATTTCAGTGGACTTGAAAACTTCAGTCAATTAACGATATTAGTAGCAATGAATAATAATATATCAGATCTTTCTCATATTAAATCATTAGAAAATTTAAACGTACTAGATTTAGATAATAACAACGTTGATTCTCAACAATTAAAAAATATACCTAGTAGTGTTTCTGATTTATGGATGACGGCCAATAAGTTAACATCGTTAGAGGGCTTAACATTCGTAGATGGGGGATCTTATGGTTTTATGGAAAATGATATAAACACGATCTCTGCGTTACAAGGGGTCAAATCTGGAATGTTTTATTTAAGTAATAATCAAATTTCAGATCTTTCTCCTTTAAAAAGCTTACAATCTGGAGAAGTAGTTTTGTTCGAAAATCCACTGAATAGTGATGCTAAAGGGATTATGTACGAGCTTTCTGACCGCGGGGTTGCTGTTTATGCAGATGAATTTATACATTTAAAGGAAAGATTAGCGGGAGACAATCGTTTTGAGACAGCTGTTGACATTTCGATGCAAGGATGGCCATATGGAGCAGACACAGTTGTTTTAGCAAAAAATAGTGACTTCCCAGACGCGTTAGCTGGAACACCACTAGCTTATAATGAGGATGCCCCAATTCTTCTTACCGAAGCAGATCACTTACCTTTTGCTACAGAAAAAGAAATTGATCGTTTAGGTGCCTATCGTGTAATCATACTTGGTGGGGAAAAAGCGATATCCAAGAGTGTACAACAAAAATTAGAGGATAAAGGTTTAGAGGTTGAAAGAATAGGTGGAAATGACCGTTACCATACTGCTCAGTTAATTGCAGAAAATTTAGGTGGTTCACCAGATACAGCTGTTGTGGCATACGGCAAAAAGTTTCCAGACGCTTTATCCATTGCCTCTTTTGCAGCCCAAAATGGTTTACCGATTTTATTGGCAGATAAGGAACAATTGCCATCTGCGACTAAAACGGCATTAAAGGGAATAGATCAAACCATCGTTGTTGGAGGAAAAGCGGTTATTTCTGAAGATGTTAAGAATATGTTACCTAAGGCAACACGAATTGGTGGAGAAAACCGTTTTGATACAGCAGCAAAGATTGTCTCGGAGTTGAACTTAGATACATCTACAGCTTTTTACGCGAATGGAAATAAGTTTCCTGATGCCTTAGTGGGATCTGTATTAGCAGCAAAAAATAGTGCTCCTCTTTTATTAGTAGAAAGTGATCACATTCCAAAAGAAACATTAAATGTAGTGAAAGATTATACGATTGATCGTCACGTATTTTTAGGTGGTCATAAAGTCATTAGTGAGAAAGTGATTAGTGATATAAAAGCGATTCAATAG
- a CDS encoding alpha-amylase family glycosyl hydrolase, with protein sequence MRKNKLRLFSFIAIVCLLLQTFAHPIISVFAEQSPSNKADTLAERRVVLVGDLQDELGHSGEWDPAAKMTQMIYQGDGFYQLTGDLPAGSYVYKVAIGGNWDENYGEGGFNGRNIELEISEDTEVTFYYHDGTNAITDSTKYQPIETEKQPRLVGNLQPIIGEGGEWSLSESTAFLKDSTYNQIYEFSTMVPVGEYQFKIVLGDTWDDTEAYPEENYKLTVEEDSEITFTYDHNAKTVTTSGKSDSGKESASINKELLYHDTWNKAYRSPFGAIPAGEEVTLRLAAEKGDLTAANLYLKDSTSGNSLTYNMDYAGWTEVEGKGELEFWEYTFTPEQKGLYGYKFIAMDGNVIAEYGEDSGEGSIGRAVDANAGTFQLTVYDPAYQTPDWMKEAVVYQIFPDRFYNGNEKNDEAKEYARGKQPIEDKEWGELPDNPRMKDSAGYEGDGQWSNDFFGGDIAGILDKLDYLQSLGVNTLYLNPIAKAASNHKYDATDYKIVDPMFGTPEEFKAFTKELEERGMYLILDGVFNHVADDSIYFDRYKKYDTVGAYEYWSAIYDLMNEEGLSEEEATEKVTKQFINEGQGFSEYGFHNWFNIDNNKVKEEDGTEHYEYQAWWGFDSLPEFKSVAGDNVDYDSEYNNDQLVNYIFKEEDSVAKSWIFDGGSGWRLDVANEVDPQFWRVFRDEMKADEIEGAGPTLQKGEKPLILGEIWDDASKYFLGDQYDSVMNYRFERAVLDFLKNGNAAQHEADLLAVQEDYPKEAYYALMNLLGSHDTPRAVFLLGGGTSTYDRAEFDPNYNYELGKNRLKLASMIQMGYPGAPTIYYGDEAGVTGSADPDDRRTYPWGKEDQELIDHYKKIGKVRTDHQDLFAYGDLHHVYAKDDVMVFARTNDKKASLIAINRGQNDQTVKVDIEDVLPNGVEFQDQLSNVKVTSRNDQVELNISAMSGQMLIASQLPAQVRPVKDIMVTEGESEVTLSWNGDAESYAIYQTNIAGAFYKQVATSTTNQMTINDLENGRKYYYAVVAIDKEGNRSEKTYLKDAVIPHIDLTNATIENVTDLGKRTIDLSKQIVVQGKLYLDGSNTERQGIQAKLQVKQENADNWVDYEASHLGDHIFEASFLPLEATTYDYRLSISSDAGRNWITSETKKVIMEKDRSDTEKPASSVILEQPIQESGQVNLSWSIKDPIDLYMIAIYRNEELLDTFIDVNKNAYKDLAVKNGTEYQYKVVVYDQGGNKVESNSIKVTPDIVMVEVTFNVNAPKYTPLDAQITIPNSINGWSTGAWEMSRGGNVSHDWAYTVEVQEGTQITYKYVRNGSWDHEGLADHTPDNSEDDDVSYYGYGAPGTDLTVTVVNQGNNKMVIDDRILRWIDQPVVIDEPINGEEVSSDSITFKGNAIKEGILTIAGEPVPINEDMTFSHDVQLQDGENHIEVTIEPSEESKSTIFKNDGGAIEKNTKTYTYTIVKTAQDDTGSDAENEGSNSDDEDAGSEGEGNGSDNGDSDSNSEDTEPDSSSGNENSDTDENDKDADSEKDSSKENETDSKTANNNLGKEDANTNSSNNKSGEGKLPNTATNLYSLLLLAVVLIGLGVSIRVYKSRR encoded by the coding sequence GTGAGAAAGAATAAGTTAAGATTATTTTCATTTATAGCTATTGTATGCTTACTTTTGCAAACGTTTGCACATCCGATTATATCTGTTTTTGCTGAACAATCCCCTTCAAACAAAGCGGATACTCTAGCTGAAAGACGAGTCGTTTTAGTTGGAGATCTTCAAGATGAGTTAGGACATTCGGGTGAATGGGACCCGGCAGCAAAAATGACTCAAATGATTTATCAGGGTGATGGGTTTTATCAATTAACCGGAGACCTACCTGCTGGAAGCTATGTGTATAAAGTTGCGATTGGTGGAAACTGGGATGAAAATTACGGGGAAGGAGGTTTTAATGGAAGAAACATAGAATTAGAAATTAGTGAAGATACGGAGGTAACGTTCTACTATCATGATGGGACGAATGCGATTACAGACTCGACAAAATATCAACCAATTGAAACTGAAAAACAGCCTAGGCTTGTTGGGAACCTTCAGCCTATTATTGGGGAGGGAGGAGAATGGTCTCTATCTGAATCAACTGCCTTTTTGAAGGATTCTACATATAATCAAATATATGAGTTTTCCACAATGGTCCCAGTTGGAGAATATCAATTTAAAATTGTTTTAGGGGATACGTGGGATGATACTGAAGCGTATCCTGAAGAAAATTATAAATTGACTGTAGAAGAAGATTCCGAAATAACTTTTACTTACGACCATAATGCGAAAACCGTCACAACAAGCGGAAAGTCGGATTCAGGAAAGGAGAGTGCCTCTATTAATAAGGAACTTCTTTACCATGATACATGGAATAAAGCTTACAGAAGTCCATTCGGAGCGATTCCTGCTGGAGAAGAAGTGACGCTTCGTTTAGCAGCTGAAAAAGGGGATTTAACTGCGGCAAACCTTTACCTTAAGGATTCAACATCTGGAAACTCTTTAACATATAATATGGATTATGCTGGATGGACAGAAGTAGAAGGAAAAGGAGAACTAGAATTTTGGGAATATACTTTTACACCAGAACAAAAAGGATTATATGGATATAAGTTTATTGCAATGGACGGAAATGTGATAGCGGAATACGGAGAAGATAGTGGGGAAGGATCTATTGGTCGTGCGGTCGACGCGAATGCAGGAACATTCCAGCTCACGGTTTATGATCCAGCTTATCAAACGCCTGATTGGATGAAGGAAGCGGTTGTGTATCAAATTTTCCCGGATCGCTTCTATAATGGGAATGAAAAGAATGATGAAGCAAAAGAGTATGCACGAGGGAAGCAACCAATTGAAGATAAAGAGTGGGGAGAATTACCGGATAATCCACGTATGAAAGATTCTGCTGGTTATGAGGGAGATGGACAATGGTCGAATGATTTCTTTGGTGGAGATATCGCAGGCATTCTTGACAAACTTGATTACTTACAATCGTTAGGGGTTAATACACTTTATTTAAATCCTATTGCAAAAGCGGCCTCTAATCATAAGTATGATGCGACGGATTATAAAATAGTTGATCCCATGTTTGGGACACCTGAAGAGTTTAAAGCGTTTACAAAAGAACTAGAAGAGAGAGGCATGTACTTAATTTTAGATGGGGTATTTAATCATGTGGCGGATGACTCGATTTATTTCGATCGTTATAAAAAATATGACACAGTTGGAGCGTACGAATACTGGTCAGCCATCTATGATTTAATGAACGAGGAAGGTTTATCGGAAGAAGAAGCAACAGAAAAAGTAACGAAACAGTTTATAAATGAAGGACAAGGGTTTAGTGAGTACGGCTTTCATAATTGGTTTAATATTGATAACAACAAAGTGAAGGAAGAAGATGGTACCGAGCATTATGAATATCAAGCTTGGTGGGGCTTTGATAGTTTACCAGAGTTTAAATCGGTAGCCGGAGATAATGTTGATTATGATAGTGAATATAACAATGATCAGCTCGTTAATTATATTTTTAAAGAAGAGGATTCAGTTGCAAAATCATGGATCTTTGACGGAGGATCTGGTTGGCGTTTAGATGTAGCCAATGAAGTGGATCCACAGTTTTGGAGAGTGTTCCGAGATGAAATGAAAGCAGATGAAATAGAAGGAGCGGGTCCGACTCTTCAAAAAGGAGAAAAACCGTTAATTTTAGGAGAGATATGGGATGATGCTTCGAAATATTTCTTAGGGGATCAGTATGACTCTGTTATGAATTATCGTTTTGAAAGAGCGGTGTTAGATTTTTTAAAGAATGGCAATGCGGCACAACATGAAGCAGATCTTTTAGCAGTACAAGAAGATTATCCGAAAGAAGCTTATTATGCCTTGATGAATTTACTAGGGTCTCATGATACGCCAAGAGCTGTATTTCTTTTAGGAGGAGGCACAAGTACGTATGATCGTGCGGAATTCGATCCCAACTATAATTATGAATTAGGAAAAAACCGATTAAAGCTAGCATCTATGATACAAATGGGCTACCCAGGGGCACCAACAATTTATTATGGAGACGAAGCAGGAGTGACGGGTTCAGCCGATCCAGATGACAGGCGTACGTATCCTTGGGGAAAAGAAGATCAAGAGCTAATTGATCATTACAAAAAGATTGGAAAAGTGAGAACAGATCATCAAGATTTGTTTGCTTACGGTGATTTGCACCACGTTTATGCAAAAGATGATGTGATGGTGTTTGCACGTACGAATGATAAAAAAGCCTCATTAATAGCGATAAACAGAGGACAAAATGACCAAACGGTAAAAGTAGACATTGAAGACGTCTTGCCTAACGGTGTAGAGTTTCAAGATCAACTATCAAATGTAAAAGTAACTTCTAGGAATGATCAAGTTGAACTAAATATATCAGCTATGTCTGGGCAAATGCTGATCGCAAGTCAGCTTCCAGCGCAAGTTAGACCAGTTAAAGATATAATGGTGACAGAAGGAGAATCAGAGGTTACGCTATCTTGGAATGGGGATGCAGAAAGCTACGCGATTTATCAAACGAATATTGCAGGAGCCTTTTACAAGCAAGTTGCCACATCAACTACCAATCAAATGACCATTAATGATTTAGAAAATGGACGTAAATACTATTATGCGGTTGTGGCTATTGATAAAGAAGGCAATCGATCGGAGAAAACATATTTAAAAGACGCAGTGATTCCTCATATCGATTTAACTAATGCAACGATTGAAAATGTAACAGACCTTGGAAAGCGAACGATTGATTTATCAAAACAAATTGTGGTTCAAGGAAAATTATATTTGGATGGATCAAATACTGAACGACAAGGAATCCAAGCTAAACTTCAAGTGAAGCAAGAAAATGCTGATAACTGGGTAGATTACGAGGCTTCTCATCTAGGAGATCATATTTTTGAAGCATCTTTCTTACCTTTAGAAGCAACGACGTATGATTATCGTCTATCAATCTCTTCTGATGCTGGTCGGAATTGGATCACAAGTGAAACAAAAAAAGTAATCATGGAAAAAGACCGGTCGGATACAGAAAAACCGGCTAGTAGCGTGATTTTAGAGCAGCCAATACAAGAATCTGGACAAGTAAACTTATCTTGGTCGATAAAAGATCCCATAGACCTCTATATGATCGCCATCTATCGTAATGAAGAGCTGCTGGATACATTCATAGACGTAAATAAAAACGCCTATAAAGATTTGGCAGTGAAAAACGGAACGGAATATCAATATAAAGTGGTTGTGTATGACCAAGGTGGTAATAAGGTTGAGTCAAATAGTATAAAAGTGACGCCAGACATTGTGATGGTGGAAGTTACGTTCAATGTGAATGCACCAAAGTATACACCTCTAGATGCGCAAATCACCATTCCAAATAGTATCAATGGGTGGAGTACAGGTGCCTGGGAAATGTCACGTGGGGGCAATGTGTCTCATGATTGGGCTTATACAGTAGAGGTGCAAGAGGGAACGCAAATTACGTATAAATATGTAAGAAACGGTTCATGGGATCATGAAGGTTTAGCAGACCATACACCAGACAACAGTGAAGACGATGACGTAAGCTACTATGGATACGGTGCTCCAGGAACAGACTTAACGGTTACCGTAGTGAACCAAGGCAACAACAAAATGGTCATCGATGATCGAATTTTACGTTGGATTGATCAACCTGTGGTAATCGATGAACCTATTAATGGGGAGGAAGTCTCATCTGATTCGATAACATTCAAAGGAAATGCCATTAAAGAAGGCATATTAACGATAGCAGGAGAACCTGTACCTATTAATGAAGATATGACCTTCTCTCACGATGTTCAATTACAGGATGGAGAAAATCATATCGAGGTTACGATTGAGCCTAGTGAAGAAAGTAAATCCACGATCTTTAAGAACGATGGTGGAGCCATTGAAAAGAATACAAAAACTTATACTTATACCATTGTGAAAACTGCTCAAGATGATACAGGATCAGATGCAGAAAATGAAGGCTCAAATTCGGATGATGAAGATGCTGGCTCTGAGGGAGAAGGAAATGGGTCAGATAATGGAGATAGTGATTCGAATTCAGAAGACACTGAACCAGATTCCAGTTCAGGTAATGAAAACAGCGATACGGACGAAAATGATAAAGATGCAGATTCTGAAAAAGATTCCAGTAAAGAAAACGAAACGGATTCAAAAACAGCTAACAACAATTTAGGAAAAGAAGACGCTAATACGAACTCATCTAATAATAAAAGCGGTGAGGGGAAACTTCCAAATACGGCTACGAACCTATATTCATTGTTATTGCTAGCCGTAGTTTTAATAGGATTAGGAGTTTCAATTAGAGTTTATAAATCTCGTCGATAG
- a CDS encoding YwpF-like family protein, giving the protein MKTFKLVGLKTVRKNNENSLEELPLADGLVINKEDGENSWMVEALLSKNYRYFFEKAQQTGEEIRIYVTITKKSNKPAQIMAKVQKITTLSEHVSVLLEGRMLTGRNEIDSEKLLSDLIVKGYAGDQLLTAFKKEFNNRKKLLTVENKD; this is encoded by the coding sequence TTGAAAACATTTAAGCTTGTCGGTCTAAAAACAGTTAGAAAAAACAATGAGAATAGTTTAGAAGAGCTTCCATTAGCAGATGGATTAGTCATTAATAAAGAAGATGGTGAAAATTCTTGGATGGTAGAGGCCTTGCTCTCTAAAAATTACCGATATTTTTTTGAAAAAGCTCAACAAACTGGGGAAGAAATACGCATTTATGTCACCATCACGAAGAAAAGTAATAAACCAGCTCAAATAATGGCAAAGGTTCAGAAAATCACAACACTCTCCGAACATGTCTCTGTACTATTGGAAGGAAGAATGCTTACTGGACGTAATGAAATAGACTCCGAAAAGCTACTAAGCGACTTAATTGTAAAGGGATATGCAGGTGACCAGTTATTAACTGCTTTTAAGAAGGAATTTAACAATAGAAAGAAACTCCTTACCGTTGAAAATAAAGATTAA
- a CDS encoding cell wall-binding repeat-containing protein, translating to MKKLLSLCLTALLVISAIPAAQAADSKGCEYDSSTKKNPTKQQMDCLLTNIALENEVPPEIVKGIATQENGDWKHFESNGEVNKSDDGGIGIMQITNIDGLSDDEKKKIEDSVEYNIQKGIEMLKYNFEERNDLPKFKNQDSRVIEHWYFAIMAYNGIKPVNSPFEKKNGEENKRYYESYQEKVYKYIDNYQLVETLYSKHSEVPFESDDFDYDPDSDENIKFKVMEYELSSKDETKTTYTIGKNDYVKTHTTKLRSMPSTGGKETKVGISDILKVTGSYELDQSNNKANQFAWLPVNDNYIAGALTEKVGTRSYGDDRYKTAVDIAQRGWDQANTVILATGQNFPDALAATPLAYQEDAPILLTETTKTTLNKDTENEIKRLGAKNIIIVGGPSAVPSEVETYIKEKLKIAVDRVSGKDRYFTSLEIAEELDSDSKKAVIAYAWNFPDALSIAPYAAKHGMPILLTDKDTLHEDIDNHIKKEAINDFIIVGDTAVVSENVANKLFGTKHRYGGDDRYDTSGEIAKLNMDTEVVYFARGDKFPDALTGSVLAAKENASLVLLYNDKVEVPEPGIQNYLQQSAYEQFHLLGGPAALSEEYPKLLNGQVK from the coding sequence ATGAAGAAGCTGTTGAGTTTATGTTTAACTGCGTTATTAGTCATCTCAGCTATTCCAGCTGCTCAGGCAGCCGACAGCAAAGGTTGTGAGTATGACTCTTCAACAAAGAAAAATCCAACGAAACAACAAATGGATTGCTTGTTGACAAACATTGCGTTAGAAAATGAAGTACCACCAGAGATTGTTAAAGGAATTGCCACGCAAGAAAATGGCGATTGGAAGCATTTTGAAAGTAATGGTGAAGTGAATAAAAGTGATGATGGTGGTATTGGTATTATGCAGATTACCAATATTGACGGTTTATCAGATGACGAAAAGAAAAAGATAGAAGACAGTGTGGAATACAATATCCAAAAAGGAATAGAAATGCTCAAATATAACTTTGAAGAACGCAATGATCTTCCAAAGTTTAAAAATCAAGATTCACGAGTGATTGAGCATTGGTATTTCGCGATTATGGCGTACAACGGCATTAAGCCTGTTAATAGTCCATTTGAAAAGAAAAATGGTGAAGAAAATAAACGATATTACGAGTCTTATCAAGAAAAGGTTTATAAGTACATTGATAATTATCAATTAGTAGAAACTCTTTATAGCAAACATAGCGAAGTTCCTTTTGAATCAGATGACTTTGATTATGATCCAGATTCAGATGAGAATATCAAATTTAAAGTAATGGAATATGAGCTTAGTAGTAAGGATGAAACAAAAACTACCTACACAATTGGTAAAAATGATTATGTGAAAACACATACTACTAAACTAAGATCAATGCCTTCTACAGGTGGAAAAGAAACAAAAGTAGGTATTAGCGATATTTTAAAAGTGACGGGCTCATATGAGTTAGACCAATCAAACAACAAAGCTAATCAGTTTGCATGGTTGCCAGTTAATGATAACTATATTGCTGGAGCACTAACTGAAAAAGTAGGTACTCGTTCATATGGAGATGATCGCTATAAAACAGCCGTGGATATTGCTCAAAGAGGTTGGGATCAAGCGAATACCGTTATTTTAGCTACAGGACAAAACTTCCCAGATGCATTAGCTGCAACACCATTAGCTTACCAAGAAGATGCACCTATTCTACTAACGGAAACTACTAAGACGACTCTGAATAAGGATACAGAAAATGAAATTAAGCGTCTTGGCGCTAAAAACATCATCATTGTAGGTGGACCTTCAGCCGTACCATCAGAAGTTGAAACGTATATTAAAGAAAAATTGAAAATTGCTGTTGACCGTGTATCTGGAAAAGATCGCTATTTCACATCGTTAGAGATTGCTGAAGAGTTAGATAGTGATAGCAAAAAAGCTGTCATTGCTTATGCATGGAACTTCCCAGATGCGCTTTCCATTGCTCCTTATGCAGCCAAACACGGGATGCCGATCTTATTAACGGACAAAGATACATTACATGAAGATATAGATAATCATATTAAGAAAGAAGCAATTAACGATTTCATAATTGTAGGAGACACGGCCGTTGTTTCTGAAAATGTAGCAAACAAGCTATTTGGAACAAAACACCGTTATGGTGGGGATGACCGCTATGACACATCAGGTGAAATTGCTAAGCTCAATATGGACACAGAAGTAGTTTATTTTGCGCGAGGAGATAAATTCCCTGATGCTTTAACTGGATCTGTTTTAGCTGCTAAAGAAAATGCCTCTCTTGTACTACTTTACAACGATAAAGTAGAAGTGCCAGAACCAGGTATTCAAAACTATCTTCAACAAAGTGCTTATGAGCAGTTCCACTTACTAGGTGGACCAGCTGCATTAAGTGAAGAATATCCTAAGTTATTAAATGGACAAGTAAAATAA
- a CDS encoding single-stranded DNA-binding protein: protein MINEVILVGRLTRDPDLRYTPEGKAVVNMNLAVSRSFRSHAGIIESDFVNCTVWGRTAENTANYCQKASVIGVTGRIQTRNYQNAEGKKVYVTEVVAESVRFMSSPNHQQSSKELAE, encoded by the coding sequence TTGATTAATGAAGTGATATTAGTTGGAAGATTGACGAGAGACCCTGATTTAAGGTATACCCCCGAAGGGAAAGCTGTTGTCAATATGAACTTAGCTGTTAGTCGATCGTTCCGCAGTCATGCCGGTATTATTGAAAGCGACTTTGTGAATTGTACAGTTTGGGGGAGAACGGCTGAAAATACGGCGAACTATTGTCAAAAAGCATCTGTTATAGGGGTGACAGGAAGAATTCAAACACGCAATTATCAAAATGCGGAAGGTAAAAAAGTGTACGTAACAGAAGTAGTCGCTGAATCTGTTCGCTTTATGAGCTCGCCAAATCATCAACAATCCTCGAAAGAATTAGCAGAATAA
- a CDS encoding ETX/MTX2 family pore-forming toxin, protein MKKMKFVISGLLCTLLALSFSSNSYATPSEIVDFESELNEAFRESLSFMPLRDHILSQHKISQEVEVNNVRVEELGSPQISNRDTQYAGKTYLMNNTNTEQTLKSQSIDVQMDQTVSNSVTEGITIGNEIEAGFSLWGLGMNNTLSTEYSFSSTQEKSNTTSTTVSIPSQEITVPANTKLVLTAVYQKVQATGTTELKANLSGNIVMSIKLPIGDMYHPVGNHNIYDVFNATIDSGYELPSTLTLDHQNREVLFSGKGTYTADYGTDLHLQLDYYSIENSAKNSARIASQAQQKETIASEPYKTEVININ, encoded by the coding sequence ATGAAAAAAATGAAATTTGTAATCTCTGGTCTACTTTGCACATTATTAGCTTTATCGTTCTCGTCAAATTCTTATGCAACACCTTCGGAAATAGTTGATTTTGAAAGTGAATTAAATGAAGCGTTTAGAGAAAGCCTAAGTTTCATGCCACTGAGAGATCATATTTTAAGTCAACATAAGATTTCTCAAGAAGTAGAAGTTAATAACGTACGTGTGGAAGAGCTTGGTTCTCCTCAAATAAGTAATAGAGATACACAATACGCAGGTAAAACTTATCTAATGAATAACACCAATACAGAACAAACGTTGAAGAGCCAATCTATTGATGTTCAGATGGATCAAACAGTGAGCAATTCTGTAACAGAGGGAATTACTATAGGGAACGAAATTGAAGCTGGGTTCTCACTTTGGGGACTAGGAATGAATAACACCTTGAGCACAGAATACTCATTCAGTAGCACTCAAGAAAAATCAAATACAACCAGTACTACTGTTAGTATTCCTTCTCAGGAAATTACGGTCCCGGCTAATACCAAATTAGTTTTAACTGCTGTTTATCAAAAAGTACAGGCGACGGGCACAACAGAACTTAAAGCTAATCTTAGTGGGAATATTGTGATGTCGATAAAATTACCTATAGGCGATATGTACCATCCTGTTGGAAATCATAATATTTATGATGTGTTTAACGCAACAATTGATAGCGGATATGAACTCCCTTCTACTCTAACATTAGATCATCAAAATAGAGAAGTGCTTTTTAGTGGTAAAGGAACATACACAGCCGATTATGGAACTGATCTTCATCTACAGTTAGATTATTATAGTATAGAGAATAGTGCAAAGAATAGTGCACGAATAGCCTCTCAAGCACAACAAAAAGAAACAATAGCTTCTGAACCTTACAAAACAGAAGTGATAAATATTAACTAA
- a CDS encoding DedA family protein, with protein MENWLINIINEYGYFGILFLIALENIFPPIPSEVILTFGGFITTTSELGVVGVVLSSTVGSVIGALALYGVGRQLDVERLEKVIERWGSFLRLTKNDIYKADSWFDRYGPWAVFFCRFVPLIRSLISIPAGMSNMNMVIFLVLTTLGTLIWNTVLVCLGAFLGSSWEIVIVYMEAYSKIIYFSLILVVVFIVFIYRRKKRK; from the coding sequence ATGGAGAATTGGTTAATAAATATCATTAATGAATACGGCTATTTTGGTATATTATTTTTAATAGCACTAGAAAATATTTTCCCTCCTATTCCTTCAGAAGTCATTTTAACTTTTGGAGGATTCATAACTACTACTTCTGAACTAGGAGTGGTAGGTGTTGTGTTATCTTCTACTGTAGGATCTGTAATTGGAGCGTTAGCTCTTTATGGAGTGGGGAGGCAGTTAGATGTAGAGAGATTGGAGAAAGTAATTGAAAGATGGGGCAGCTTCCTACGTCTTACTAAGAATGACATTTACAAAGCAGATAGTTGGTTTGATCGATACGGGCCATGGGCAGTGTTTTTCTGTCGATTTGTTCCCCTCATAAGAAGTCTCATTTCTATTCCTGCAGGAATGTCAAACATGAATATGGTTATTTTTCTAGTGTTAACAACGTTAGGCACTCTCATTTGGAATACCGTTCTTGTTTGTTTAGGGGCTTTTTTGGGATCTTCTTGGGAGATAGTTATCGTTTATATGGAAGCATACTCAAAAATAATTTACTTTTCACTAATTCTGGTAGTTGTTTTTATTGTTTTTATATATAGGAGAAAGAAACGAAAGTAG